The following coding sequences are from one uncultured Cohaesibacter sp. window:
- a CDS encoding helix-turn-helix domain-containing protein, whose product METGLDFCEPAHGSYENALHKTDQFSSERIPALSLVDELVARVYRLPRSALHAGTRCRKSVAFARQVAMYLSHVVLSYPLKDIARHYQRDRTTVAYACRVVEERRDEEEIELLLNILESSLETIMLLTPLTCKRAK is encoded by the coding sequence ATGGAAACTGGATTGGACTTTTGCGAACCAGCACATGGAAGCTATGAAAATGCATTGCATAAAACGGATCAATTTTCTTCTGAAAGAATACCCGCCCTTTCACTTGTTGATGAACTGGTAGCCAGGGTCTACAGACTGCCTCGTAGTGCGCTCCATGCAGGTACAAGATGTCGTAAGAGCGTTGCCTTCGCAAGACAGGTTGCAATGTATCTCAGCCATGTTGTCTTGAGTTATCCCTTGAAGGACATTGCCCGGCACTATCAACGGGACAGGACAACCGTCGCCTATGCTTGCCGTGTGGTGGAAGAGCGACGGGATGAAGAAGAAATTGAACTTCTGCTGAACATCCTTGAAAGCTCATTGGAAACAATCATGTTGCTAACGCCGCTTACTTGTAAGAGGGCTAAATGA
- a CDS encoding DUF6477 family protein, whose amino-acid sequence MPERGNSLMFSAIAERVKHQGVIPNTCSRTCAQTKSKEKTKAEYQSPPLFYREMIRCGEKHYERNRDLPGLLHLFPQDIEKLEAEKPGAVLVKIAQALTAEKRRARSGHYRYSLLRHIGLTQALAAEKMRLVHPLAPQGRIPAKPIER is encoded by the coding sequence GTGCCAGAACGTGGCAATAGCTTAATGTTTTCGGCGATAGCTGAACGCGTAAAGCATCAAGGCGTCATCCCCAACACATGCAGTCGAACCTGTGCCCAAACAAAATCAAAGGAAAAAACGAAAGCTGAATATCAAAGCCCGCCGTTATTCTACCGAGAAATGATACGCTGTGGGGAAAAGCACTATGAGCGGAACAGAGATTTGCCCGGATTGCTGCATCTATTCCCTCAAGATATCGAAAAACTGGAAGCGGAAAAGCCAGGAGCGGTTCTTGTAAAGATTGCTCAGGCGCTCACGGCGGAAAAGCGACGAGCCCGATCGGGGCACTATCGTTATTCCCTTTTGCGGCATATTGGTCTGACGCAGGCACTGGCGGCCGAAAAGATGCGCTTGGTTCACCCCCTAGCCCCTCAAGGAAGAATTCCTGCGAAGCCGATTGAACGGTAA
- a CDS encoding MucR family transcriptional regulator — MSENTENNVLIELTADIVSAYVSNNAVPINDLSGLIGDIYKALEDTKSPVSEEVVEAPKPAISVKKSITPDYIVCLEDGKKFKSLKRHLRTHYNLSPEEYREKWGLPADYPMVAPSYAEARSSLAKKMGLGQQRRKK, encoded by the coding sequence ATGTCAGAAAACACAGAAAATAATGTATTGATTGAGCTTACCGCTGATATCGTTTCTGCTTATGTTAGCAACAACGCAGTGCCAATTAATGATCTTTCCGGTCTTATTGGAGATATCTACAAAGCTCTTGAAGATACAAAAAGTCCGGTGTCTGAGGAAGTCGTTGAAGCACCAAAACCCGCTATTTCCGTCAAGAAATCCATCACTCCAGACTATATCGTTTGTCTGGAAGACGGCAAAAAATTCAAGTCGCTGAAACGCCATCTTCGCACCCACTACAATCTGTCGCCAGAAGAATATCGTGAAAAGTGGGGTCTGCCCGCAGACTATCCAATGGTAGCGCCGAGCTACGCTGAAGCACGTTCTAGCCTTGCCAAGAAAATGGGCTTGGGCCAGCAGCGCCGCAAAAAATAA
- the mnhG gene encoding monovalent cation/H(+) antiporter subunit G: protein MISMTFSMVLDIFVGLMLLLGAVFVLTASIGMLRFPDVFTRMHSASKAGTLGSGIALLALALHSGEFDVFSRALAGIVFFLLTTPITAHLVAKAAYSTGTKPWGGTVIDEYAESRHKNSNN, encoded by the coding sequence ATGATAAGTATGACATTCAGTATGGTTCTTGACATTTTTGTCGGATTGATGTTGCTTCTGGGCGCAGTCTTCGTGCTCACGGCATCAATCGGTATGCTACGCTTCCCCGATGTTTTCACGCGCATGCATTCTGCTTCCAAGGCAGGCACGCTGGGATCTGGTATCGCTCTATTGGCGCTGGCGCTTCATTCCGGTGAATTCGATGTCTTCAGCCGTGCGTTGGCTGGCATTGTCTTTTTTCTTCTGACGACGCCGATCACTGCACATCTGGTTGCAAAAGCGGCATATTCTACAGGAACAAAACCCTGGGGTGGTACAGTAATCGACGAATATGCTGAAAGTAGGCATAAGAATTCGAATAACTAA
- a CDS encoding cation:proton antiporter, translating to MIDPLMNTYSFLEVAILITLMILSLSFLFTAYRIIKGPTLADRIIGLDMLVAVGIGFIAVIGVKTDFYLYTDIAIALGLVGFLSTLAFARFVMHHGDSSEFYDEKEAAEASNKAKEAMEALK from the coding sequence ATGATTGATCCACTTATGAATACCTATTCCTTTCTTGAGGTGGCAATCCTGATAACACTCATGATCCTGTCCTTGTCTTTCCTGTTCACGGCATATCGCATTATCAAGGGGCCGACACTGGCAGATCGTATCATCGGGCTGGATATGCTGGTTGCAGTCGGAATTGGGTTTATTGCGGTCATCGGGGTGAAAACCGACTTCTATCTCTATACAGACATTGCCATTGCGCTGGGACTGGTGGGCTTCCTGTCCACTTTGGCTTTTGCTCGATTTGTCATGCATCACGGAGACAGTTCGGAATTCTATGACGAAAAAGAAGCCGCAGAAGCAAGCAATAAAGCCAAGGAAGCCATGGAGGCGCTAAAATGA
- a CDS encoding Na+/H+ antiporter subunit E has protein sequence MKYLFLVNVLLAFIWAAVGGTFTVPNLLFGFVLGTIVLYIIREKAGTLRYFQRVKKVTALVLLFIVELIKSAAKVAILAVCPNIKLKPGFFAYELKTDRDLEITILANLITLTPGTLSVDVSDDKKYLFIHAITIDDLEGMREEIETGFERKIMEAFR, from the coding sequence ATGAAATATCTGTTTCTAGTCAACGTCTTGTTGGCCTTCATCTGGGCCGCGGTAGGGGGGACATTTACTGTGCCCAACCTGCTCTTTGGATTTGTGCTTGGTACAATCGTGCTCTACATCATCCGCGAAAAGGCTGGCACTCTTAGATATTTTCAGCGGGTCAAGAAGGTAACAGCACTGGTCTTGCTATTCATTGTCGAATTGATCAAGTCAGCGGCAAAAGTCGCAATTCTGGCGGTTTGTCCCAATATCAAGCTGAAACCGGGCTTTTTTGCCTATGAGCTGAAAACGGATAGAGACCTGGAAATTACAATTCTTGCCAATCTCATCACTCTGACTCCAGGCACATTGTCTGTTGATGTTTCCGACGACAAAAAATATCTCTTCATCCATGCCATTACGATCGATGATCTGGAGGGAATGAGAGAAGAAATCGAAACCGGCTTTGAACGCAAGATCATGGAGGCATTTCGATGA